In Stieleria varia, one genomic interval encodes:
- the infA gene encoding translation initiation factor IF-1: MGKKEEAFEVEGTVTQALANTRFRVQLETGSEVMAHVAGRMRKHFIRIVPGDKVRVELSPYDLTKGRITYRER, translated from the coding sequence TTGGGAAAGAAAGAAGAAGCATTCGAAGTAGAAGGCACCGTGACTCAGGCCCTCGCCAACACGCGTTTTCGCGTTCAGTTGGAAACGGGCAGTGAGGTCATGGCGCATGTGGCTGGCCGCATGCGTAAGCACTTCATCCGCATCGTTCCGGGCGACAAAGTCCGCGTCGAACTCTCTCCGTACGACCTGACCAAGGGTCGCATCACCTATCGAGAACGATAG